In Fundulus heteroclitus isolate FHET01 unplaced genomic scaffold, MU-UCD_Fhet_4.1 scaffold_37, whole genome shotgun sequence, the following are encoded in one genomic region:
- the LOC118560022 gene encoding zinc finger BED domain-containing protein 1-like, whose protein sequence is MEFGFPLKLCNESATRWGSRQKIIARVLEQQKPIFCLQVLAADKQTLHLVTQWQDIEVWESMNEALAPLVDFTDSLSGESYVTLSYVKPVFHLLCSQHLHVSEEDTPLTKQMKTKIMAYLDEKYSDPDTENMRIPRLKPLKQEQWLKSWMSVSSIQGLQKYQVQFQQVQKMPLENIHRLEKSSGNRWGASRNSALLQETAPSHLTEKEKVESELERCFKSPDADSECNQLLWWKENEHQFPRLSLLVKKYLCIPATSSPSERIFSSGGNVVTCTRTTLKPHKVNQLVFLASELYSLFLFYLYQHLKMPRAQQLQTKNSG, encoded by the exons ATGGAGTTTGGGTTCCCACTCAAACTATGCAACGAGTCGGCAACCAGATGGGGCTCTCGACAAAAAATTATTGCAAGAGTGCTGGAGCAACAGAAGCCCATCTTCTGTCTGCAGGTCCTGGCTGCAGACAAACAGACTCTGCACCTGGTAACACAGTGGCAGGACATAGAGGTCTGGGAGTCTATGAATGAAGCCCTAGCTCCTCTGGTGGACTTTACAGACAGCCTCTCTGGAGAGTCTTATGTCACTTTGTCATATGTGAAGCCTGTGTTCCATCTGCTCTGCTCTCAACACCTGCATGTGAGTGAAGAAGACACACCACTCACAAAACAGATGAAGACCAAAATCATGGCATACCTTgatgaaaaatattcagatcCTGACACAGAAAACATGCGTATACCAAGGTTGAAGCCATTAAAACAAGAGCAGTGGCTGAAATCATGGATGTCGGTCAGTTCCATACAGGGGCTACAGAAGTACCAG GTGCAGTTCCAACAGGTACAGAAGATGCCACTGGAGAACATACACCGCCTGGAAAAAAGCAGCGGAAATCGTTGGGGAGCTTCAAGAAACAGCGCCCTGCTTCAAGAAACAGCGCCCTCACAtctcactgaaaaagaaaaggtagaAAGCGAGCTGGAGAGATGTTTCAAATCACCAGATGCAGACTCTGAATGTAACCAGTTGCTatggtggaaggaaaatgagcaTCAATTTCCAAGGCTAAGCCTACTTGTTAAAAAGTACTTATGTATCCCAGCCACCAGCTCCCCTTCTGAACGGATTTTCAGTTCTGGAGGGAATGTTGTGACATGCACCAGGACTACCTTAAAACCACATAAAGTGAACCAACTTGTATTCCTTGCTAGTGAGCTctactctttgtttttattttatttgtatcagcatttaaaaatgccGAGGGCCCAGCAACTTCAAACCAAAAACTCGGGCTAA